In Petrotoga sp. 9PWA.NaAc.5.4, the genomic window AATGATACTTATAGAATTCATCAAAATAATATGGACAACTAGACCAAGAAGTGTTTATACTCCTTATGCCTCAACATCTATTCCTGTAGGGAACCTTTCTATAGGAATTTATGAATTTATTTATCCTGTTGTTGCAATAGCCATACTCATTCTTCTTCAACTATTTTTAAAGAAAACCCGGCTGGGACAAGCCGCTTCTGCAGTAGGTCAAAATCCTAAGGGTGCAGAAATAATCGGGATAAATACTAATTTTGTTTATCTGATGGTTTTTAGTATCGCCTTTGGGATTATTGGTATAGCTGCATCAATTATGCTTCCAAGAACTCCCGTTTTTCCTTTGTCAGGGAATTCTTTTACACTTAAGTCTTTCGCCCTTGCAGCCATGGCTGGATTAGGAAATTTAAAAGGCATATTAATAGGTGGAATTACCCTTGGGGTTGCTGAAGCTATAGTTCAATCTATTCCAGGTTATAGTGGCTGGTCAGACGTCGTATTCTTCGGTGTCCTGATAGTAGTCATATTGATAAATGCCAATAGGAGGCTTGAATCATGAGAAATATTTTAATATTTATTATAGCCACTTTAATATTAATATCTTTACCTTTTTTTACAGGAGCTTATTTTCTACATGTTCTAATGACAATTTTAATATATATGACCTTAGCATTAAGTTGGGATATAATGTTGAGAACCGGGCAATTATCTTTTGGTATAGCGGGTTTTTTTGGAGTTGGTGCATATGCTTCCATAATTACTTTTTCAAATTTTGGATTTTCTCCTATCTTAAGCATTTTTTTTGCTGCAGGCTTGGTAGCTTTAATAGCTGCTGTATTAGGTTTCGCAGTCCTTAAATTAAGAGAAATTTATTTCGCAATCACAACTTTGGCTCTGACTATGGTTTTTTCTGTAATTATAAGAAACATCCCAAAATTGACAGGCGGTGCAAGTGGTAAAGTTTTATCAAATGTTATTTTTAATGGAGACTCCACAAAAATATATTGGTTAATATTATCAATAGCTTTAATAACAATAATAATATCGGAAGTTTTTACCAAAACCAGAATACAGTTTGCTATTAATTCTATAAGAAACGATGAAATAATAGCTAAATCTAGCGGAATAAATATATTCAAGTACTTAATTTTTGTTTTTATTATAACTTCAGCACTTCAAGGGGCGACTGGTGCTATTTATGCTCAACAGTATGGATTTGTTTCACCTGAAACAACATTTTCTTTAGATTTTCTACTATTACCTATGGCTATGGCACTTGTTGGAGGAATATATTCTACCTGGGGAGCCGTAATAGGAGCTATAATTTTAGGTTTTGCTTCAGAATATCTAAAACTCATAATGCCCTATGGCCACTTAATTATCTACGGAGTAATGATAGTTTTAATAATACTATTTTTACCGAATGGAATATACGGTACAATAATAGATAAAATGTATGCACGTAAAGCAGAAGCAAAGAGCAAAACTTAGGAGGAATACTCGATGAATATAATGGAAACTAAAAATTTAACAAAAAGGTTCGGAGGTTTAATTGCAATAAATAACGTAAATTTAACCTTAAACGAAAATGAAATATTAGGAATAATTGGTCCTAACGGTGCAGGTAAAACAACTTTTGTTAATTTGATAGCAGGTTTAACTTATCCTTCTGAAGGTGAAATTATCTTTAAAAATCAAAACATTGAGACTCTTCCGTCTCATGTTAGGAACAGAATGGGAATAGCACGTACTTTCCAATTGGTCAGATCTATCAGAAATTTTACAGCATTAGAAAACATAATGGTTGGAGCTTTATTTGGAGCAGGAGAAAAACTAAATGACGCTCGAAAAACAGCCTATGAAATATGTGAACTTTTAGAATTAAAAAGGACAAACTTTCTGGTTGATAAACTTACAGTCCTTGATTTAAAAAAGGTGGAAATAGGACGTGCATTAGCCTCAAAACCTAATATTTTATTTCTGGATGAAGTAATGGCGGGTCTAAATTCTGATGAAACTTGGCAAATGATAACTTTAGTCAAAAAATTGAGAGACACTGGTTTGACAATTGTAATAATAGAACATGTCATGGGAGTAATAAAAGAATTAACTGATAGGGTAGTAGTACTAGAATCAGGGACAATAATTGCTGAGGGAATTTATGAGGAAGTTTCCAAAGATCCTAAAGTTGTATCAGCATATTTAGGGGAGGAAGATTAATGTTAGAAATAGAAAATTTAAATGTAAAATATGGGAAAATACAAGTAATATGGGATTTATCAATTAATATCCAAAATCAAGA contains:
- a CDS encoding branched-chain amino acid ABC transporter permease yields the protein MEKSIFRINKTFLAFIIFLIVVAVWNPLALIYGIQRGGLYSLIGLPLALILGIVGILNLAHGDFLTLGLYIGYIFFNLWDVDPLISSIPLFFIFFFIGIGLYLISIRYVLKAGHLNQLLLTFGISMILIEFIKIIWTTRPRSVYTPYASTSIPVGNLSIGIYEFIYPVVAIAILILLQLFLKKTRLGQAASAVGQNPKGAEIIGINTNFVYLMVFSIAFGIIGIAASIMLPRTPVFPLSGNSFTLKSFALAAMAGLGNLKGILIGGITLGVAEAIVQSIPGYSGWSDVVFFGVLIVVILINANRRLES
- a CDS encoding branched-chain amino acid ABC transporter permease, translated to MRNILIFIIATLILISLPFFTGAYFLHVLMTILIYMTLALSWDIMLRTGQLSFGIAGFFGVGAYASIITFSNFGFSPILSIFFAAGLVALIAAVLGFAVLKLREIYFAITTLALTMVFSVIIRNIPKLTGGASGKVLSNVIFNGDSTKIYWLILSIALITIIISEVFTKTRIQFAINSIRNDEIIAKSSGINIFKYLIFVFIITSALQGATGAIYAQQYGFVSPETTFSLDFLLLPMAMALVGGIYSTWGAVIGAIILGFASEYLKLIMPYGHLIIYGVMIVLIILFLPNGIYGTIIDKMYARKAEAKSKT
- a CDS encoding ABC transporter ATP-binding protein, with translation MNIMETKNLTKRFGGLIAINNVNLTLNENEILGIIGPNGAGKTTFVNLIAGLTYPSEGEIIFKNQNIETLPSHVRNRMGIARTFQLVRSIRNFTALENIMVGALFGAGEKLNDARKTAYEICELLELKRTNFLVDKLTVLDLKKVEIGRALASKPNILFLDEVMAGLNSDETWQMITLVKKLRDTGLTIVIIEHVMGVIKELTDRVVVLESGTIIAEGIYEEVSKDPKVVSAYLGEED